AAATCAACCCGACTTTATACCCACTCACCAACTTAAATACTCCTAGAACAGATGTTTGGGTGAAAGCAGAAGCCATTCACCTTATTAGAAGTCCGTGTAACAGAGTGATGTTGTAACTGATCTTTAAATTTACATACAATTGCTTTAACATCCCCAAATCATAGGCTTGGTTTTTTGACATAAGGCTGTTTAAAGTTCCCTATCTTTAATTGACCGTACACTGAGGAAGTGTATAGGCCAAATCACTAAATCCAATGAAAAATGTCCATGCCATTTTTAAGATTTTCATAAGAACTCAGACTTTGCGGTCAGAGAGCTCTCATGTGTACCTTTCAGGTCCCCGCTTGTAGCGCCGGACCCCCCTGACTGGTCTCTGCAAAAAATCCTGCGAACGCTTTCCCTGAACTTCTCAGCAGCAAACAGGTAGACCAGGGGATCCAAAGCCCCATTCAGGCAGGTTAGAGAGGAAGTAAGCCGGTTAGCCAGGGCTAGTCCTCTTTTAATTTGACAGGATAAGTCGGGGTGTCCGTAACCTAGGATGAAGGTTGCACGGCTTAAATGATAGGGTAGAAAGCACACTATGTAGATGAGCATGACCAGACCAATGGTGCGGAGAGCACGGAGTTTAAGTGCTGGCTCCAGCCTTGAACCTTTCCGCAGACTGTTCACTATCAACAGGTAGCAAGAAAGCGTGGCAATGAAAGGTGGCATGAAGGCTACAGCGAGAGAGACGAGAGCATGCCGTGAGGCCTTTTCTCTGTACAGTTGCAAGCATATTGTAGAGCCGTTGAAATCTGTAGTCTGCTTGGTGACCAGTAGGGGCGCCATAGACACTATCACCAAAGCCCATACTGCAAAACTGGCAATGTGAGCATAACGAGGGCGCCTGACCTTGAGGGAACGTACAGCATGTACCACAGCAAGGTATCTATCACCTGCAACACAGGCTAGGAAGTACAAACTGGCATACATGTTGACATAAAAGAAGAAGCCTGCAAGACGGCAGGGAATTTCACCAAACGGCCAATGTTCCCCAGTTAAATGATAAGTGGCTCTGAGGGGTAAAACGAAGATGTAAAACACGTCAGCCACAGCAAGATGAAGCAGGAAGACATTGGCTGGAGAAGAGTTGCCTCTCTGGCGGGCGAAGATCCACAGGGCAAGGCTATTGCCGTTTAGTGCCAGAAGGAAAATTATAATGTAGTACAATCCAAAAATCGTGTTCTCCACTGTACTATCCACAGGTGGGCAGCTCTCCGTGGATCGATTGGGCAGCAATGTGGGAAATTCTGTCAGGGGGGACTCCATTTTTATAACTGCAaacaaaggaaaagaaaaacatgtttattaatagttgaaatcgattaaaatataaatggcaatataattttatatatatatatatacacacacacacacacacatacatacagttcagaccaaaagtttggacacacctcattcaaagagttttctttattttcatgactatgaaaattgtagattcacactgaaggcatcaaaactatgaattaacacatgtggaattatatacataacaaaaaagtgtgaaaaaactgaaaatatgtcatattctaggttcttcaaagtagccaccttttgctttgatttcttctttgcacactcttggcattctcttgatgagcttcaagaggtagtcacctgaaatggccttccaacagtcttgaaggagttccccgagagatgcttagcatttgttggcccttttgtcttctgtctgcggtccagctcacccctaaaccatctccattgggttcaggtccggtgactgtggaggccaggtcatctggcgcagcaccccatcactctccttcttggtcaaatagcccttgatgccttcagtgtgactctacaattttcatagtcatgaaggtgtgtccaaactttcggtctgtactgtgtgtatatatatatatatatatatatatacatatatatacatatatatacatatatatacatatatatatatatatatatatatatatatatatataaacatatgggGTTCTCTTAAAATGAATATTGAAaaaatactggaaaaaaaaaaacagtttgactggctccacagaaatattaagaatGTATGTAGTTATGAGATGGTGCCCCCTAGAGAGCTGATCCCCTAGACAGATAGCATCATTTCCATGTAAAAGGCAAGAACAAGCTATCGATAAATTAGCATTAAAATTTATAGATCAACAATAAAGCCCACATTTGGCACACAATCCCATCAAATATCTAAAGCAACCTATGCCTCATTCAAGTTAATTTCATGGATCGCTAAAAGTTGTGAtgataaatcaaaatgaaaactgaaagcaGAACAGAAGAGAAC
This is a stretch of genomic DNA from Carassius carassius chromosome 10, fCarCar2.1, whole genome shotgun sequence. It encodes these proteins:
- the LOC132151893 gene encoding uracil nucleotide/cysteinyl leukotriene receptor-like, with translation MESPLTEFPTLLPNRSTESCPPVDSTVENTIFGLYYIIIFLLALNGNSLALWIFARQRGNSSPANVFLLHLAVADVFYIFVLPLRATYHLTGEHWPFGEIPCRLAGFFFYVNMYASLYFLACVAGDRYLAVVHAVRSLKVRRPRYAHIASFAVWALVIVSMAPLLVTKQTTDFNGSTICLQLYREKASRHALVSLAVAFMPPFIATLSCYLLIVNSLRKGSRLEPALKLRALRTIGLVMLIYIVCFLPYHLSRATFILGYGHPDLSCQIKRGLALANRLTSSLTCLNGALDPLVYLFAAEKFRESVRRIFCRDQSGGSGATSGDLKGTHESSLTAKSEFL